The Bacteroidota bacterium genome includes a region encoding these proteins:
- a CDS encoding T9SS type A sorting domain-containing protein, which produces MKYILFIIAALATFLSIEMSAQPVQAERTEVIVPNALSFYNGKGAGEIHFSDSLNGISFIAQTPFYGLTTDGGGTWKDGKTSVQLDQIMKMYSIGRDSIVAIRDSQFVYHSYNGGESWSLAATLWAGEKFNNGLFFNHRYAVNFTSNNELLISSDLGISWLQVPWQYRDVKPTLFYNNGYLFVTEDPQYPLPAAILFSTNNGISWNRTELPSTIFDYTFIAKGEAGFIIGTYNGVVYHVSPGGEILKRLTSPGNAQAYGYSFVSDSEIWCLDNDINYYTAGIARYSVTDSTATYLPLNFRHRFMNQFTVTTWDKFVLGSNYSPFHPAVMVIHREGLHDLKVEQYKLPGNVFASCLYFINDSKGFAATSKNAILKTTDGGDSWIETSVPVLMATITSFARKSDSEIIAICEGGDILESNDEGNSWQTISSAFRGSIKRAAFAGRDTIFFCTEDSLYMTTPSWQQITPVYTGLSGGTFQNLNFYDSYNGSATYPTSNTTSDALITTDRGATWQKQSFPGRIFTLDPGTLGLLHNSSDGVTAWYEESAWRYIGITSAPTLVDQSQGGFIALTGNQNHLIFNRGSKINWKDIYLGPNIEKKQIVAAGENNIFLLSENGKYWKFSRSTDSPPPTTILRNYPVDGSPYEFHNLLFRWEEPWTVAPVTEYHFQLALGDTSNIVENITGFDSTSCRVTLTADSSLYFWRVRAANKYGWGSFNPWYSFKSSTIALEAVAYQTPLVADLTASIILPDGRLMVGNSRGEIARTDQLPINWTTVTSGTTFPILRFYHDPGNGNVFYLTNGNFIAYSTNRGYSWIRKEAPFGSTMITSLAPLQPNKLFGTGYYGSIFQAGSGPASWTRIWFAPSYGNLLSASTMGSDKIAAVGEYGNVTLSDDGGQTFRYIGMSQQEVFKKVSFARDGTIVILNKNGERRTSTDMGYTWKHEYFEIRTPIRDMVTRNGVSVVVDSLGGIYTSLSPTDPWRYSKLPEGSRPMGVEISGQTILISARYNKLFLVPLNSGNPTGIEVGSTVTHFTLSQNYPNPFNASTVIGFTIASPGSYVLEVFNTMGEKVATLHEGWFEKGTYREHFNSGELASGIYLYRLRGNGVVLTSKMLILK; this is translated from the coding sequence ATGAAATACATACTCTTTATAATTGCTGCCCTCGCAACTTTTCTGAGCATCGAAATGAGTGCTCAACCCGTACAGGCAGAGAGGACAGAAGTAATTGTCCCAAACGCCTTGAGCTTCTATAATGGAAAAGGTGCGGGTGAAATACACTTCAGCGATTCATTGAATGGCATATCCTTCATTGCCCAAACACCGTTCTACGGACTCACCACAGATGGCGGAGGAACCTGGAAAGATGGAAAAACTTCAGTGCAACTCGATCAAATAATGAAGATGTACTCTATAGGAAGGGATTCAATAGTTGCCATTCGCGACAGCCAGTTTGTCTATCACAGTTACAACGGTGGCGAATCATGGTCTCTGGCAGCCACACTATGGGCGGGTGAAAAGTTCAACAACGGCCTCTTTTTCAATCACCGGTATGCTGTAAATTTCACTTCGAATAATGAACTGCTGATATCCTCAGACCTCGGTATCTCATGGCTTCAGGTTCCCTGGCAGTACAGGGATGTAAAGCCAACCTTGTTTTACAATAACGGGTATCTTTTCGTAACCGAAGATCCCCAGTACCCGCTTCCTGCAGCCATTTTATTCTCAACCAATAACGGAATCTCATGGAACAGGACAGAACTTCCGTCAACCATCTTTGATTATACCTTTATCGCAAAAGGGGAGGCAGGTTTCATCATCGGCACTTACAATGGTGTCGTATACCATGTTTCTCCGGGTGGTGAAATACTCAAAAGGCTCACTTCTCCCGGAAATGCTCAAGCCTACGGATATTCTTTTGTAAGTGATTCAGAAATCTGGTGTCTGGATAACGACATAAACTACTACACCGCCGGAATTGCCCGCTATTCAGTTACCGATTCAACTGCCACCTATCTTCCCCTCAATTTTCGACACAGATTTATGAATCAATTTACGGTAACAACATGGGATAAATTCGTTTTGGGTTCGAATTACTCACCGTTCCATCCCGCTGTAATGGTTATCCACAGAGAGGGGCTTCACGATCTGAAAGTTGAACAATACAAACTGCCGGGGAATGTTTTCGCCTCATGCCTCTATTTTATCAACGATTCGAAGGGATTTGCCGCCACTTCCAAAAATGCCATATTGAAAACCACCGACGGAGGCGATTCCTGGATTGAAACATCTGTCCCCGTACTGATGGCTACCATTACAAGTTTTGCACGAAAAAGCGATTCGGAAATTATTGCGATTTGTGAAGGAGGCGATATTTTGGAATCCAATGACGAGGGTAACTCATGGCAAACAATAAGCTCTGCCTTCAGAGGTTCAATAAAACGGGCTGCATTTGCGGGAAGAGATACAATCTTTTTCTGCACCGAAGATTCCCTCTATATGACGACTCCTTCATGGCAGCAGATTACTCCTGTTTACACCGGACTCTCGGGAGGAACCTTTCAGAACCTCAATTTCTATGACAGTTATAATGGCTCTGCCACTTACCCGACAAGTAATACTACAAGCGACGCGCTTATAACAACCGACAGAGGTGCCACCTGGCAGAAACAATCATTTCCCGGAAGAATCTTTACCCTCGACCCCGGTACTCTGGGGCTCCTGCATAATTCCTCGGACGGAGTTACGGCATGGTATGAAGAGTCGGCGTGGCGATATATAGGTATAACGAGTGCGCCGACACTGGTGGATCAATCTCAGGGCGGATTCATCGCTCTGACGGGTAATCAGAATCATCTTATATTCAACCGGGGAAGCAAAATAAATTGGAAGGATATTTATCTCGGACCCAATATTGAGAAAAAACAGATTGTAGCTGCGGGAGAAAATAACATCTTTCTGCTGAGTGAAAACGGGAAATACTGGAAATTTTCACGCTCAACTGATTCACCTCCGCCTACAACGATACTAAGAAACTACCCGGTTGACGGCTCTCCCTATGAATTCCATAACCTTTTGTTCAGATGGGAGGAACCATGGACGGTCGCCCCTGTAACGGAGTATCATTTTCAACTTGCTCTCGGTGACACTTCAAATATCGTTGAAAACATCACCGGGTTCGATTCCACATCATGCAGAGTGACTCTTACCGCCGATTCATCTCTCTATTTCTGGAGAGTAAGAGCGGCAAATAAATATGGCTGGGGCAGTTTCAACCCATGGTACAGTTTCAAATCTTCAACCATTGCTCTCGAGGCAGTTGCCTACCAGACTCCCCTGGTTGCCGATCTTACCGCATCCATTATCCTTCCCGATGGAAGATTGATGGTGGGTAACAGCAGGGGTGAAATCGCACGAACCGACCAGCTCCCTATAAACTGGACAACGGTTACCTCGGGCACAACATTCCCCATTCTCCGATTTTATCATGACCCGGGTAATGGGAATGTGTTCTACCTGACAAACGGCAACTTTATTGCCTACTCGACAAACAGAGGTTATTCCTGGATACGAAAAGAAGCCCCGTTTGGCAGTACCATGATCACTTCACTGGCTCCACTTCAACCAAACAAGTTGTTCGGTACCGGTTATTATGGCAGCATCTTCCAGGCAGGTTCTGGCCCGGCATCATGGACGAGAATATGGTTCGCTCCAAGTTATGGAAACCTCTTGAGTGCTTCAACGATGGGAAGCGATAAAATTGCAGCAGTCGGTGAATACGGTAATGTAACCCTGTCAGATGACGGAGGACAGACATTCCGATACATTGGAATGTCACAACAGGAAGTTTTCAAAAAGGTGAGCTTTGCCCGTGACGGCACCATCGTGATTCTCAACAAAAACGGAGAAAGAAGAACATCCACCGACATGGGCTATACCTGGAAACACGAATATTTTGAGATTCGTACTCCTATCCGGGATATGGTAACAAGAAATGGCGTAAGTGTCGTCGTCGATTCACTCGGTGGTATATACACATCTTTATCCCCAACTGATCCATGGAGATACAGTAAACTGCCAGAAGGCTCCAGACCTATGGGGGTGGAAATTTCCGGACAAACCATACTCATCTCCGCCAGGTACAATAAATTGTTCCTTGTCCCGCTGAACTCGGGTAATCCCACCGGAATTGAAGTTGGTTCCACAGTTACTCATTTCACTTTGTCACAGAATTACCCGAATCCTTTCAACGCTTCCACTGTGATCGGGTTTACCATCGCCTCTCCGGGTTCTTATGTGCTTGAGGTTTTTAATACAATGGGTGAAAAGGTAGCAACACTTCACGAGGGATGGTTCGAAAAAGGGACTTACCGCGAGCATTTTAACTCCGGTGAACTCGCAAGTGGTATCTATCTTTATCGATTGCGGGGAAATGGGGTCGTTCTAACCAGTAAAATGTTAATTCTGAAATAG
- a CDS encoding T9SS type A sorting domain-containing protein, translated as MKYFFIFLILLFTTNRSQLQNVFKFNEVESFIVVDFFDASTGFVVGSNGELYKSTDSGKTLQNIPVPGNRGITNLGISRNGTVFVCGYQGMVAYSIDRGLTWIDLSLTDYPGQKLSFIQSLSPSTLVITGENGFFAKSEDMGSSWNVLRLGIDNLEKVVFSDYNRGFALKEHGGVLSTTDGGLTWTNYFLPYSGSPIKAAFVLGQNRLFISKDFTIIFSNNGGLTYTSRKLILDNSFAGAMEVEPGRIFGCLERNRDFLIQYAGSAYILDEYNISGNRNYTGMWLKGSRMYLISKGPDLIYGDPGYSNWKSTIVSFADRPPHTIMINSETDWTVSGNAPGEKRGRIARTTNSGNSWFYVYDDKWVGSCYFPGNNTGYRVREKAIDYSSDNGNTWSSMLSLNSGIIISEQSFSRNDGYFISTDTLEKPRQNAFSKLYKRTGGSVNTQINLTGGRLTHLNFISQQNGWVLRDSMQFYVTTNGGTNWILQPQVTPLISSYTRFGSNSGVLVTRSGYIMKSTDNAASWQTVFVDTTLRFNTISSIGANIIAAGDSGCLFVSADSGNTWQKKETGNKFHFTVVKFINSGQFLISTRSGGLYRGDTGGSLVSTDDEKSIFEIPSAFTLGNYPNPFNGSTVIHFTLPEDFNCRLEVFSSLGSLIFSNDIKGSKGENRFNFDAAGLDSGVYFYRVTAGGKVLTGKMVLLK; from the coding sequence ATGAAATATTTTTTTATTTTTCTGATTTTACTTTTCACGACCAACCGCTCGCAGCTTCAGAATGTTTTTAAATTTAATGAAGTTGAATCATTTATTGTTGTCGATTTTTTCGATGCTTCCACAGGTTTTGTAGTTGGAAGCAACGGGGAACTGTACAAATCAACCGACAGCGGGAAGACTCTACAAAACATTCCTGTTCCGGGTAACAGAGGAATCACCAACCTTGGTATTTCAAGAAATGGCACCGTTTTTGTATGTGGCTATCAGGGTATGGTGGCATACTCGATAGACAGGGGTCTGACCTGGATCGACCTCTCGCTCACAGATTATCCGGGGCAAAAACTCTCATTTATACAGTCTCTTTCCCCTTCAACTCTTGTTATCACTGGTGAAAACGGCTTTTTCGCCAAAAGTGAGGATATGGGCTCCTCCTGGAATGTGCTCCGGTTGGGTATCGACAATCTCGAGAAAGTTGTCTTTTCCGACTATAACAGAGGCTTTGCACTCAAGGAGCACGGCGGAGTGCTTTCAACTACAGACGGGGGTCTTACCTGGACCAACTATTTTCTCCCCTATTCCGGTTCCCCGATTAAAGCTGCATTTGTCCTTGGACAGAATCGTCTCTTTATTTCAAAAGACTTTACGATTATCTTCTCAAATAATGGTGGACTTACTTATACCTCCAGAAAATTAATTCTTGACAATTCCTTCGCCGGAGCAATGGAAGTGGAACCGGGTAGAATATTTGGCTGTCTCGAACGAAATCGTGACTTTTTGATCCAGTATGCTGGTTCTGCTTACATACTCGATGAGTATAACATCAGTGGTAACAGAAATTATACAGGCATGTGGCTCAAGGGTTCCAGGATGTATCTTATTTCAAAGGGACCTGACCTGATCTATGGCGATCCGGGGTACTCAAATTGGAAAAGTACAATAGTCTCTTTTGCCGACCGCCCACCCCATACAATTATGATTAACAGTGAAACAGACTGGACTGTCAGCGGAAATGCTCCCGGAGAGAAAAGAGGAAGAATCGCAAGAACCACTAATTCCGGTAATTCATGGTTCTATGTCTATGACGATAAGTGGGTTGGTTCCTGCTATTTTCCGGGCAATAATACAGGTTACAGAGTGCGGGAGAAAGCTATCGATTATTCCTCTGACAACGGCAATACCTGGTCTTCAATGTTGTCGTTGAACTCTGGAATTATTATTTCAGAGCAGTCATTCTCCCGGAATGATGGTTATTTCATATCAACCGACACGCTGGAAAAGCCCAGACAGAATGCATTCAGCAAATTATACAAGCGTACCGGTGGATCTGTAAACACTCAAATCAATCTGACCGGTGGCAGGCTGACCCATCTTAACTTTATTTCTCAACAAAATGGTTGGGTTTTGCGCGACAGTATGCAATTTTATGTAACCACGAACGGAGGAACCAACTGGATTCTGCAACCTCAGGTCACACCGTTGATATCCTCCTATACACGGTTCGGCAGTAATTCAGGTGTCCTCGTCACAAGGTCCGGCTATATAATGAAATCAACCGACAATGCCGCCTCATGGCAAACCGTTTTTGTTGACACAACTCTTCGTTTCAACACCATTTCCTCGATCGGTGCAAATATCATCGCGGCAGGAGATTCGGGTTGCCTATTTGTTTCTGCTGATTCGGGTAACACCTGGCAAAAAAAGGAAACAGGGAATAAATTCCATTTTACGGTTGTTAAATTTATTAATTCCGGACAATTTTTGATATCCACCAGGTCCGGTGGTTTGTATCGTGGCGATACAGGCGGTTCCCTTGTTTCGACAGACGACGAAAAATCAATCTTTGAGATACCTTCTGCTTTCACACTCGGCAACTACCCGAACCCATTTAATGGCTCAACTGTAATACATTTTACACTACCAGAAGATTTCAACTGCCGGCTGGAGGTTTTCTCGTCACTCGGATCACTCATCTTTTCGAACGACATCAAAGGCAGCAAGGGTGAGAACAGATTCAATTTCGATGCAGCCGGGCTTGACTCGGGTGTTTATTTCTACCGTGTCACAGCCGGCGGGAAAGTTCTTACCGGGAAGATGGTACTTTTAAAATAA
- a CDS encoding cytochrome c maturation protein CcmE encodes MSDQTFMQKNGRFVIGGAIIVVFLAFMGYFFTQSSIGYEESLAKVKESGKMIRATGAWVKEKNYVYKDKIFTFYMKDAQGNEMKVLYRGAIPNNFESATSVVVTGKYVGDVFEAKDILTKCPSKYQEGAPEGATHPDGVKKKDS; translated from the coding sequence ATGTCAGACCAGACATTTATGCAAAAAAACGGCAGGTTCGTCATCGGTGGAGCAATCATCGTGGTGTTCCTCGCATTTATGGGCTACTTCTTCACCCAGAGCAGTATCGGGTACGAAGAAAGCCTCGCAAAAGTTAAGGAATCAGGTAAAATGATCCGTGCCACGGGTGCCTGGGTGAAAGAGAAAAATTATGTCTATAAAGACAAGATTTTCACTTTCTACATGAAAGACGCTCAGGGCAATGAAATGAAGGTGCTCTATCGCGGTGCAATCCCCAACAATTTTGAATCCGCCACCAGCGTTGTGGTAACCGGAAAATATGTTGGTGATGTTTTTGAAGCGAAAGACATCCTTACCAAATGTCCTTCAAAATATCAGGAAGGTGCCCCGGAAGGTGCCACTCACCCTGACGGTGTGAAGAAAAAAGATTCCTGA
- the ccsA gene encoding cytochrome c biogenesis protein CcsA, which produces MAGSIVLTLALVFSLFSMTMFYFGYRRGEQVTFLKYARLGYHAMSMMVIVASTLLLYIILTHQNQYNYVFNYSNDDLPLGLLLSTFWAGQEGSFMLWILMTVLIGIGLQSYTEKRGDLEPRVMMVYTLATSFLLMMVSPLMKNPFALIWQGDNPFVELKYFDMNLLQAQAMGFVQNFLFGNEGGSPTHIKVDKDFIANLTGAGYQLSDVLIHGKGLNPLLQNFWMQIHPPILFAGFSATTVPFAFAISALIKNDYKDWVKQSLPWILGCAGILGLGIMLGGYWAYGVLGWGGYWAWDPVENSSLVPWIVSVAAIHTMLVQIRTQKKDPNSGRYLITNILLSILTFVLVVYSTFLTRSGILGDSSVHSFAEPGKAVYIFLVIFVVFFTGLGFSMVLFRLKSLLRISKTGEESTLSRELALFMAAFSLGMSAIIVFVGTSAPIFGVKVEIDFYNTMHVPLGIILLVINGLSIILKWKTTDKGMLQKDLLRTGAITAVISAAAIFIGGVDKVMMIILLVAAVFSLVVNAEVMFRVIKGNQSKLGAYVAHIGLALFVLGVIGSSAFSSEMEIDLEKGKTANVLGYDVTFAGLEPFQENGHTKYHCRLDVKSGSATTVVRPVMYIADFNQSLMKEPDMKYGLLSDFYVAPVGFDDGSQDAGAEGITISEGKEISTSGVKIKYKEFIKPDMSAMSTDADFSMGVRAIVSKDGKTLEKDLLYSRIAGKMQADPVIIEEFGVTLTLKTVNPGDRTATVIVVDKNGNAAKKTPKEVLTIHASIKPMINLVWAGVLVVVFGFVISTVRRLREAQH; this is translated from the coding sequence ATGGCAGGAAGTATAGTACTTACTCTCGCCCTGGTATTCTCTCTCTTCTCGATGACCATGTTCTACTTTGGTTACAGAAGAGGAGAACAAGTGACATTCCTGAAATATGCCCGTTTGGGATATCATGCTATGTCAATGATGGTAATTGTTGCCTCAACTTTACTGTTATATATCATTCTTACCCACCAAAACCAATACAATTATGTTTTCAACTACAGCAACGACGACCTTCCTCTCGGCTTGCTCCTCTCCACTTTTTGGGCGGGACAGGAAGGCAGTTTCATGCTTTGGATTTTGATGACTGTTCTCATTGGTATCGGACTGCAATCTTACACTGAAAAAAGAGGTGACCTCGAGCCCCGTGTGATGATGGTTTATACACTTGCCACATCATTCCTCCTCATGATGGTCTCCCCTCTGATGAAAAATCCATTTGCCCTCATCTGGCAGGGTGACAATCCGTTTGTTGAATTAAAATACTTCGATATGAACCTGCTACAGGCGCAGGCGATGGGATTCGTTCAGAATTTCCTTTTTGGAAATGAAGGCGGAAGCCCTACACATATTAAAGTCGATAAAGATTTTATTGCGAATCTCACAGGCGCAGGTTATCAGCTTTCTGATGTGCTGATTCACGGAAAAGGTCTGAATCCTCTCCTCCAGAACTTCTGGATGCAGATTCATCCCCCGATTCTTTTTGCTGGATTCTCTGCAACCACAGTTCCTTTTGCTTTTGCAATCTCGGCTCTGATAAAAAATGATTACAAGGACTGGGTGAAACAGTCTCTTCCCTGGATTCTTGGATGTGCAGGCATACTCGGTCTCGGCATTATGCTCGGTGGCTACTGGGCTTATGGTGTCCTCGGATGGGGTGGTTACTGGGCATGGGATCCGGTTGAAAACTCAAGTCTTGTGCCATGGATTGTCAGCGTAGCCGCAATTCACACAATGCTTGTTCAGATCAGAACCCAAAAGAAAGACCCGAACAGTGGAAGATACCTTATTACAAATATTCTTCTCTCTATTCTGACTTTTGTTCTGGTTGTTTACAGTACATTCCTTACAAGAAGCGGAATTCTCGGTGACTCCTCCGTTCACTCCTTTGCTGAACCGGGAAAAGCTGTTTATATTTTTCTCGTAATTTTTGTAGTGTTCTTCACAGGTCTCGGTTTCAGCATGGTGCTTTTCAGATTGAAATCACTTCTCAGGATATCGAAAACAGGCGAAGAATCAACACTCTCAAGAGAACTTGCTCTTTTCATGGCAGCTTTCTCTCTCGGAATGTCAGCCATTATAGTCTTTGTCGGAACTTCGGCACCAATCTTTGGAGTGAAGGTAGAAATTGATTTTTACAACACGATGCATGTGCCGCTTGGAATAATTCTTCTGGTAATTAACGGATTGAGCATCATCCTGAAGTGGAAAACCACCGATAAAGGAATGCTCCAGAAAGACCTGTTAAGAACCGGAGCAATCACCGCTGTCATCAGTGCCGCTGCCATTTTCATCGGCGGGGTTGACAAGGTTATGATGATTATTCTTCTTGTTGCCGCTGTATTCTCTCTCGTGGTAAATGCCGAAGTGATGTTTAGAGTAATCAAAGGGAACCAGAGCAAACTCGGTGCCTATGTTGCTCATATCGGTCTGGCTCTCTTTGTTCTCGGAGTTATCGGTTCCTCTGCTTTCAGTTCTGAAATGGAAATTGACCTCGAAAAAGGAAAAACAGCGAATGTCCTCGGATACGATGTTACTTTTGCAGGTCTCGAACCATTCCAGGAAAACGGACATACCAAATATCATTGCAGACTCGATGTGAAATCGGGCTCGGCAACTACAGTTGTAAGACCTGTTATGTACATCGCCGATTTCAATCAGTCCCTGATGAAGGAACCTGATATGAAATACGGTCTTCTCTCCGATTTCTATGTTGCTCCTGTCGGCTTCGATGACGGATCACAGGATGCAGGCGCTGAAGGAATCACCATTTCCGAAGGGAAAGAGATATCCACCTCTGGCGTGAAAATCAAATATAAGGAGTTCATTAAACCCGATATGTCAGCCATGTCAACCGATGCTGATTTTAGTATGGGCGTCAGGGCAATCGTATCGAAAGACGGGAAAACCCTGGAAAAAGACCTCCTTTACTCCAGAATTGCCGGCAAAATGCAGGCTGACCCTGTGATAATCGAGGAGTTCGGTGTGACCCTGACCCTGAAAACTGTAAATCCCGGCGACAGGACAGCAACCGTGATCGTGGTTGACAAAAATGGTAATGCCGCAAAGAAAACTCCAAAAGAAGTTCTTACCATCCACGCATCCATCAAACCAATGATCAATCTGGTTTGGGCTGGTGTACTGGTTGTGGTTTTCGGTTTTGTCATATCAACAGTCAGAAGATTAAGAGAAGCTCAACACTGA
- a CDS encoding CcmD family protein yields MEFLEKNAIYIVLIIVMLTWGGIFSYLYALDKRLKELKKEVEEK; encoded by the coding sequence ATGGAATTTCTTGAAAAAAATGCAATTTATATCGTACTGATTATAGTAATGCTTACATGGGGAGGGATTTTCTCCTACCTGTATGCATTGGACAAAAGATTAAAAGAACTTAAAAAAGAAGTCGAGGAGAAATAA
- a CDS encoding T9SS type A sorting domain-containing protein — MKKYVFTWLVFLTLCLDAQLTPLQRFQDIDAIRAIVVSNNRILAATGQNILLTSTDSGVTWDEISNPLLTGINKLTVAGNSLIFGCGENGKVIRSTDNGLSWFQLATGTSANLLSITTLNSTTILACGTGGTVIRSTDNGVTWNVTTHGINNLNDISFSNQMKGWVAGDNAKLLGTTDGGNSWSALQVATSGFDMAVLALHSDTMVTVFGRNGMVLASTNGGLDWKNEVQAYYMSGDTVIAAWHKSRDSVLFADDGGSIVLCVIQPDTIFCKKYGGQTPPPRKYLAAFKTMDDWFYVTGVGPSIARAYNKSAGWEQLLLTTKGIELWNMRFADANVGIACGKIPDVSFWTRGFVFTTTDGGQRWKQSADVRPLLNVHPISPQRLTMIDFALWFSGDSGKTWQRQYSAGTYLSDVIFLDSNNVYLINYVEFPGPYDIKSRLYRSTNGGTSWTLIRQTSEYWYNEILVGSGGLVWIRDRTRSLVMVSKDHGYNIHAYHNLYGGNVVGGLAFERGYIAFSSGSISFTTDAGISWTTTYSSPWSILNGGSKSIDGKSIVVGNDGKIIATTDSGETWQQLNSGMTDHLTSVALLPDLSYVVGTVSGKFYKGDPPGIFTGIEDENFEVPVAFTLGNYPNPFNGSTVIHFTLPEDFNCRLEVFSSLGSLIFSNDIKGSKGENRFNFDASGLDSGVYFYRVKAEGKFLTGKMILLK, encoded by the coding sequence ATGAAAAAATATGTTTTTACCTGGCTGGTATTTTTAACCCTCTGCCTTGACGCACAACTCACACCTCTGCAGAGGTTTCAGGATATCGATGCCATTCGGGCAATCGTCGTCTCAAACAACAGAATTCTGGCTGCTACAGGTCAGAACATACTCCTTACCAGCACTGACTCCGGTGTGACATGGGATGAAATAAGCAACCCTCTCCTTACGGGGATAAACAAACTGACCGTTGCCGGCAATTCGCTGATATTTGGCTGCGGCGAAAACGGTAAAGTTATCCGCTCAACAGACAACGGCCTTTCGTGGTTCCAACTTGCCACCGGCACTTCCGCCAACCTCCTCTCGATTACGACACTCAATTCAACTACCATTCTCGCGTGCGGTACGGGAGGAACAGTGATCAGGTCAACGGACAATGGCGTGACTTGGAATGTTACGACCCACGGCATCAATAATCTGAACGACATAAGTTTCTCAAACCAGATGAAAGGGTGGGTGGCAGGAGATAATGCCAAACTGCTCGGAACAACCGACGGCGGTAATTCCTGGTCTGCATTACAAGTCGCCACATCCGGATTCGATATGGCTGTGCTCGCTCTCCATTCCGATACCATGGTCACTGTTTTTGGGAGGAACGGTATGGTGCTTGCCTCCACGAATGGCGGTCTCGATTGGAAAAATGAAGTGCAGGCATATTATATGTCCGGAGATACCGTTATCGCCGCCTGGCACAAGAGCAGGGATTCGGTTCTCTTCGCTGATGATGGCGGTTCGATTGTTCTCTGCGTCATACAGCCCGATACCATTTTCTGTAAAAAATACGGCGGCCAAACACCTCCACCCCGAAAATATCTTGCCGCTTTTAAGACCATGGACGACTGGTTCTATGTCACCGGGGTTGGTCCCTCAATTGCGAGAGCATACAATAAAAGCGCTGGATGGGAACAACTGCTGTTGACAACAAAAGGGATCGAGCTGTGGAATATGCGGTTTGCTGATGCCAATGTCGGCATCGCCTGTGGTAAAATACCGGATGTATCATTCTGGACCAGGGGGTTCGTATTCACTACCACTGATGGTGGACAAAGATGGAAGCAATCTGCTGATGTCCGTCCGTTGTTGAATGTTCATCCCATCTCGCCGCAGAGGTTAACAATGATCGACTTTGCTCTCTGGTTCAGCGGGGACAGCGGAAAAACCTGGCAAAGGCAATATTCCGCAGGAACCTATCTCAGTGATGTTATTTTTCTGGACTCCAATAATGTATATCTGATCAATTATGTTGAATTCCCCGGACCTTACGACATAAAATCCCGGCTTTACCGGTCCACTAACGGAGGCACTTCCTGGACACTGATCAGGCAAACCAGCGAATACTGGTACAATGAGATTCTTGTGGGAAGCGGGGGTCTTGTATGGATCAGGGACAGAACCCGTTCACTGGTTATGGTGAGTAAAGATCATGGGTACAATATTCACGCCTATCATAACCTCTATGGAGGTAATGTCGTTGGGGGCCTTGCCTTTGAACGGGGATACATAGCCTTCAGCTCGGGCTCAATCTCTTTCACTACTGATGCCGGTATAAGCTGGACAACAACCTACAGTTCTCCCTGGTCCATTCTAAATGGCGGATCAAAAAGCATTGACGGGAAATCGATCGTCGTCGGGAACGACGGGAAGATTATCGCAACGACAGATTCGGGAGAGACCTGGCAGCAATTGAACAGCGGCATGACTGACCATCTGACTTCGGTTGCACTTCTCCCCGATCTCTCCTATGTGGTCGGAACAGTCTCCGGAAAATTTTACAAAGGTGATCCCCCCGGTATTTTCACCGGTATTGAAGATGAAAATTTCGAAGTGCCCGTTGCTTTCACTCTCGGAAACTACCCGAATCCCTTCAACGGTTCAACTGTCATACATTTTACACTACCCGAAGATTTCAACTGCCGGCTGGAGGTTTTCTCGTCCCTTGGTTCTCTCATCTTTTCGAACGACATCAAAGGCAGCAAGGGAGAGAACAGATTCAATTTTGATGCATCCGGGCTTGACTCGGGTGTTTATTTCTACCGTGTCAAGGCGGAAGGCAAATTCCTCACCGGTAAGATGATTCTTTTGAAGTAG